The genomic window TCTAGCTAAGATGCCCTCAGGTCGCATAGACGATGAAACAACTACTAACTTAGGAATAATAGAAGGTGGAAGAGCACGAAATATTGTTGCAGACCATTGTAAAATAAAAGGTGAAGCTAGAAGTTTAAACAAGAAAAAGTTAGATGAAATAACTAATACCTTAGAAAAGACCTTTAAAGATGAGGTTACTAAATATGGTGGAAAAGCTGAAGTAGATGTAAAATATCTTTACTCACCTGTATCACTAGATAAAGATGAAACTGTTGTTAAATTAGCAATAAAAGCTTTTCAACAAATCGGAATAGATTATAAGCTAGAAAGCACAGGTGGAGGAAGTGATGCAAGTATTATTAATGGCAATAATATTCGTTGTGCTAACCTAGGAATAGGCATGAATGCTGTTCATACTACAGATGAATATATAACAATTGAAGATCTTATTAAAGATGCCCAAATGACAATCTCAATAATTAAAGAATCAGTGAACTATTTATAAAACTAAAGGGGTAACACTTATGATAGAAATAAAAAGGGGTGTTTTGTTAAAAAAGCTCTTTGAAAGAGAAAACATAAAGGGTTTTCTTGTTAACATTAATGAAAAAACCGAAAAATGCATTGTTTATGAAAGCTTAGTAGGAAATTTAAATGAAGGTGATGAGGTGCTTTTAAATACAACAGCGGTATCTCTTAGGTTAGGTACCGGTGGATATCATTATGTAATAGCTAGTATAAATATTAAAAACAAAGATTTCAGTCTAGGTGGACATCTTATGAAGTTGAGATATACTCCAATGCAGATAAAAGTCTTAAGCGTAGAAGAAGAAGAGAGTATACATAGAGAAACTATGTTAAATGCAGATAGCCTTGAAAAAACCCCTGTTTTAGTAGGAACCCTTCATTCAATGTTAGCTCCTTTAGCAATTTACCTACATTCTTTAAATATTAAAACAGCTTTTGTAATGACAGACGGTGCTGCATTGCCTATTGATTTTAGTCAAACAGTGGATAGATTAAAAGAAGAAGGTATTATAACAGGATCTGTTACAACGGGTCACTCTTTTGGTGGTGACTTAGAAGCTGTTAATATATACTCAGGTATGCTAGCAGCTAAAAAAGTTTTAAATGCAGATGTAATTATAGTTGCCATGGGACCTGGGATAGTAGGAACAGGAACAAAATGGGGATTTACTGGTGTAGAGCAGGGAGAAATACTTAATGCTGTTGAAACTCTTGAAGGTATACCTATAGCAGTACCGCGAATTAGCTTTGCAGATAAAAGAGAAAGACATCAAGGTATAAGTCATCATACATTAACAGTACTTGCTAGAGTATGTAAAGTTGAAACACTAGTTCCATTACCTGAGCTCGAAAAAGAAAAAAAAGATCATATACAACAACAAATAAAAAATCATAATTTAGAACATAAACATCAATTTTTTGAATACAACGGTAACAAAATAATTAATTTACTAAATGATTATGGATATAATGTAACTACTATGGGTAGAGGGATTAATGAAGACTTAGAGTTTTTCCTAACCTTAGGTGCAGCAGCACAAATTGCTGTAGATACTTTGAACAATTTTGAATTTTAAATTTTTAATTCTTAATTAATGATGAAAAGCAAAGCTTTTCTATATATTTATCTAATATCAATAATTAAGGGAAACTTTGTTTCCCAACCTCAATTAAAAATTAAGAATTAAGAATTAAGAATTAAGAATTGATTCTACTGTGGAAAGTAATATTTATGTAAACCTATTTATGTTTATTCATTATTTGCTTAGCAAAGAGGGTTTTTGAAGTAGAATCAAGGTTTAATTTAGTTTATTATTAATGAACTCACGCAAAGTCATATTACTTGGGTAACTAGATAAAATATCTTTTAAATCCTTTATATTACCGGTAAAAACAAACCCATTATTTACTACCAATAATTTCATATTAACACCTCCATCCCAAGTTTATGCAGTGAAATAAAATAATATGCAGGAGGTTTATTAAGTGAGTCTAGA from Candidatus Syntrophocurvum alkaliphilum includes these protein-coding regions:
- a CDS encoding DUF3866 family protein, with protein sequence MIEIKRGVLLKKLFERENIKGFLVNINEKTEKCIVYESLVGNLNEGDEVLLNTTAVSLRLGTGGYHYVIASINIKNKDFSLGGHLMKLRYTPMQIKVLSVEEEESIHRETMLNADSLEKTPVLVGTLHSMLAPLAIYLHSLNIKTAFVMTDGAALPIDFSQTVDRLKEEGIITGSVTTGHSFGGDLEAVNIYSGMLAAKKVLNADVIIVAMGPGIVGTGTKWGFTGVEQGEILNAVETLEGIPIAVPRISFADKRERHQGISHHTLTVLARVCKVETLVPLPELEKEKKDHIQQQIKNHNLEHKHQFFEYNGNKIINLLNDYGYNVTTMGRGINEDLEFFLTLGAAAQIAVDTLNNFEF